One Silene latifolia isolate original U9 population chromosome 4, ASM4854445v1, whole genome shotgun sequence DNA segment encodes these proteins:
- the LOC141651758 gene encoding uncharacterized protein LOC141651758: MAKIPTLERGRPPPYRGRGRGRGILGAGRGQPQHQNEEELNSESEESMMEEGNYLARDKDVKVEIPNFHGSLNLEDLLDWLRSVEKVFEFKNYDDRKAFKVDILKLKGYAYLWYESMKHQRIRDGKELVRSWLKLKKKLKEKFIAKDYTQDIFIKLTQLRQDQLSVEAYLRNFEQLTLQCEITKKPEQKIARVEKLGKVKPVTPKFPSRLTFKPYTGVKITETPKPATQPTTDKGKAPMYPKTNPPLSRGKIKCFQCQGFGHFKKDCPSNRALTAMEIEEWEREGLVEYEEEETLVPSEMEAEGETDQGQVVAHPDTGNSLVLWRVMYSQPAPLEADQRSMILRSRCTVQGRVCNLIIDGGSCTNVASTIMVNRLSLPTQEHPSPYKLRWLDKVTEVRVDKQCIVSFSIGKVYKDEVLYDVVPMDACHLLLGRPWIFDRNNIHQGKENVYVFKHNGKKVTLTPLPPNQRGYGSPNMPGEVNGVLFLSEAAMIGELKQEQPVLFLLTREINTEEDPDVPAEVQPLIQKYKEVFPAELPSGLPPLRGIEHHIDLVPCSVLPNRPAYRCDPTTTKELQHQIEELMTKGFVRESLSLCAVPALLVPKKYETWRMCTDSRAINNIIVKYRFLIPRLDDMLDELNGAQIFSKIDLREQKLYGKLEKCTFMVNEVAFLGYIISGRGISVDQEKIKAMQTWPVPQTITEVRGFHGLASFYRSGVRIGVVLIQGQRPVAYLSEKLNGAKLKYSTYDKEFYAIIRALTHWSHYLKPKPFVLHYDHESLTYINGQHKLSHRHAKWVEFLQAFNFSSKYKEGKQNVVADALSRRHSMLTVISNKVLGFEFMKEMYGEDPDFSEELITLT, from the exons ATGGCAAAAATTCCCACTCTAGAAAGAGGAAGACCACCACCCTACAGAGgaagaggcaggggtagaggtaTCCTTGGAGCAGGAAGGGGCCAACCACAACATCAGAATGAAGAGGAACTCAACTCAGAATCAGAAGAATCCATGATGGAAGAAGGTAACTACTTGGCTAGAGATAAGGATGTTAAAGTAGAAATCCCtaatttccatggtagtttaaatcttGAGGACTTGTTAGACTGGCTTAGATCTGTTGAGAaagtctttgagtttaaaaatTATGATGATAGAAAGGCTTTTAAAGTTGATATTTTAAAACTCAAGGGCTATGCATATCTTTGGTATGAGAGTatgaaacaccaaaggattagaGATGGAAAGGAACTAGTCAGGTCTTGGCTTAAgttaaaaaagaaattaaaagagaAATTCATAGCCAAAGACTATACCCAGGATATCTTCATTAAACTGACTCAGTTGAGACAAGACCAGTTATCTGTTGAGGCCTACCTTAGGAACTTTGAGCAGCTTACCCTACAATGTGAGATTACTAAGAAGCCTGaacaaaagattgctag AGTTGAGAAACTGGGTAAAGTGAAGCCTGTAACACCCAAATTTCCCAGCAGACTAACATTCAAACCTTATACTGGTGTCAAAATCACTGAGACACCTAAACCAGCTACCCAGCCTACAACAGACAAAGGGAAGGCACCCATGTATCCTAAAACCAACCCACCTTTGTCCAGGGGTAAAATCAAGTGCTTTCAATGCCAGGGCTTTGGCCATTTTAAGAAGGATTGTCCTTCTAACAGAGCTCTCACAGCTATGGAGATTGAAGAGTGGGAAAGGGAAGGTCTAGTTGAGTATGAGGAAGAAGAGACACTGGTTCCATCAGAAATGGAAGCTGAAGGGGAAACTGATCAAGGACAAGTTGTGGCTCATCCTGACACAGGGAACAGTTTGGTCCTATGGAGGGTTATGTACTCTCAACCAGCTCCTCTAGAAGCTGATCAGAGATCCATGATATTAAGGAGTAGGTGCACTGTCCAAGGGAGGGTATGTAATTTGATCATTGATGGAGGTAGCTGTACCAATGTAGCCTCCACCATTATGGTCAATAGGTTAAGTTTACCTACTCAGGAGCACCCAAGTCCATACAAGCTAAGATGGTTAGACAAAGTGACGGAAGTAAGAGTTGacaaacagtgcattgtttcttTTTCAATTGGGAAGGTGTACAAAGATGAAGTGTTATATGATGTGGTTCCTATGGATGCCTGCCATCTACTGTTAGGAAGACCATGGATATTTGACAGGAACAACATTCACCAGGGAAAGGAAAATGTTTATGTCTTCAAGCATAATGGCAAGAAAGTCACCCTGACTCCCTTGCCACCAAACCAGAGAGGTTATGGAAGTCCTAATATGCCTGGGGAGGTTAATGGAGTATTGTTTTTATCTGAAGCAGCCATGATCGGAGAGTTAAAACAAGAGCAACCTGTGTTGTTTCTCCTGACAAGGGAAATCAACACCGAGGAGGATCCTGATGTGCCTGCAGAGGTTCAACCTTTGATTCAGAAATATAAGGAGGTTTTCCCAGCTGAGTTGCCTAGTGGTTTGCCACCCCTGAGGGGTATTGAGCATCACATAGACCTTGTACCTTGTTCTGTGCTCCCTAACAGGCCAGCTTACAGATGTGATCCCACAACAACCAAAGAACTGCAGCATCAGATTGAAGAATTAATGACAAAGGGATTTGTGAGGGAATCATTGAGTCTATGTGCAGTGCCTGCTTTACTGGTGCCTAAGAAATATGAAACTTGGAGAATGTGTACTGATAGTAGGGCCATAAACAACATTATAGTCAAGTACAGGTTCCTTATTCCAAGGCTAGATGACATGTTGGATGAGCTCAATGGGGCTCAGATCTTTTCAAAGATAGATCTCAG GGAACAGAAGCtgtatgggaagcttgagaaatgtaccttcatggtcaatgaggtagCATTTCTGGGATATATTATATCAGGAAGAGGAATATCAGTTGATCAGGAGAAGATTAAGGCTATGCAAACATGGCCAGTCCCACAAACAATCACAGAAGTAAGGGGATTTCATGGTCTAGCATCCTTTTACAGGAG TGGAGTAAGAATAGGAGTTGTTCTAATCCAGGGCCAGAGACCTGTGGCCTATTTAAGTGAGAAGTTAAATGGAGCCAAGCtgaaatattcaacttatgacaaGGAGTTCTATGCAATCATAAGAGCCCTTAcacattggagtcactacctGAAACCTAAGCCATTTGTGTTGCATTATGATCATGAGTCCTTGACATACATTAATGGCCAACACAAGCTGAGCCATAGACATGCTAAGTGGGTAGAATTCCTGCAAGCTTTCAACTTTTCAAGCAAGTATAAGGAAGGGAAACAAAATGTGGTAGCTGATGCCCTGTCAAGGAGGCACTCTATGTTGACTGTCATAAGCAACAAGGTCCTTGGGTTTGAGTTCATGAAGGAGATGTATGGGGAGGACCCTGACTTCTCTGAGGAGTTGATTACTCTTACATAA